A region from the Acyrthosiphon pisum isolate AL4f chromosome A1, pea_aphid_22Mar2018_4r6ur, whole genome shotgun sequence genome encodes:
- the LOC100163855 gene encoding transmembrane protein 94 isoform X1 — protein MTTEGLPGLSTTEALRTLYNEILSLRNHIKDQHIQQGKDRLWIQDALKHNSPFTSICWITALIIFACGFSLVIISLVYDEMWYLFDDGILILILLTTNLATVLWDNKLRHEEMFTKLDHVMKKLNCYKDKCHWKKENYPHLCMPFSPSVTLQWTQRDGVLVNLPWALLVKGDIVLLKPGQTSPCHVSRLREKDKWAPAELTRWEIFNPDIASAMKNKTSVPTMVSRNPLKNVAYVLNETPYLNNLKLALELSQNRPSSFYTKCLYLLQIIFMQKFAAATFLGSTILTVWWRWSYVTLWLKSGTWVSMFVVIPISILIPLLPLMLPIAWTLMTCYGNAVLQSSSIVQKNKDLFEETETEAKNNSLEFSFRLYVVWIKKVYYHGLIQLLKKFFFLQNPSKSSSISNYVDTPNCNRETQRKSYDSTIQNQENYTVEVLDLTHDRGSAWRLQFDDATWSNHITSLKPLGLAVLLNTCNPSTHAHYAQFCAHVSCQALYSEVLVPVTNRRCLCELARQIGFSESADDIFELQLQLSTYRHVQADAVRRDIKFARSLPNTTKLKFPFPHMVCVGLRERSIGKAATSLQLFSQGTADIILDACIDFWDGHDLSPISPSVRKKVLDFYQRTSLTAYCTAFSYRPLPLPPDKSFSEMYLELPADCRQLYSKLCRSPTPHPWTSTTPKIRQPQFHSSDSLLFGDCSEYNSKDVNCCFETQCNQIFLGMVTMQYQPQYDMVQLIELLETACIRFVHFSKENELRSRVFSEKMGLESGWNCHISLLGDAQTRTRLDPSEGAATCDDETSFLIPLTSTSQSKKKLADYEHNLSADCFPPLNINCTALNMSRTISMSAPTALNMDYAQVTIEHDGEKIIKPMLIQKDTLFNDNSNVVEIEKNGEEWHSLSCMSDSTDQSAPVNFDMYNRAKLPRGIENIRPHLECIDNVPLLVSLFTDCTPEATKEMISIMQQYGEVVCVLGSSPNAENIGIFMQADASLAIEPIYPQVCQRISIMQQPSPIDAPISPVGLSELLNSLPCCLSLNRQDPLPVYHLIMEGRYLMQGIWNCIQFWTSCMVSLSFLQLLAIVLVLPPILSVGQILWLTCIVVPLLSVSLVGGPTDPEVMQKPTGKNQCSITSELSYYVIWFYGLKFLPVVINMVLLFIWSLSQACDLILSTTNNNSTIEIQRCWYVYPDPKETEWGGWSKFEPTIISVQRLMLLFLVMHYVTISLSFVHRDYLLWKRTIHLNKPYLFTSLFIILVQWAYTIHYEYFDSIENNISISKLSVLTFIIGFVSLFLVFIVNEIVHWQEIRSNVRYQKRARLDFGTKLGMNSPF, from the exons ATGACTACCGAAGGGCTTCCGGGATTGTCAACTACTGAAGCTTTACGCacattatataatgaaatattgtcGCTCAGAAATCATATTAAAGATCAACACAtacaaca gggAAAAGACAGACTATGGATTCAAGATGCATTGAAACATAATAGTCCATTCACTAGTATCTGTTGGATTACTGCTTTGATCATTTTTGCTTGTGGTTTTTCATTGGTCATCATTAGTTTAGTGTATGATGAAATGTGGTATCTGTTTGATGACggaatattgatattgatattgttaACTACCAATCTTGCTACTGTGTTATGGGATAACAAATTAAGACATGAAGAAATGTTCACCAAGCTCGATCATGTGATGAAAAAACTGAATT GCTATAAAGACAAATGCCATTGGAAGAAAGAAAATTATCCACATTTATGTATGCCATTTTCTCCATCAGTTACTTTACAATGGACTCAACGTGATGGTGTGCTAGTAAATTTACCTTGGGCGTTATTGGTAAAAGGTGATATAGTACTTTTGAAACCAGGACAAACTTCTCCGTGCCATGTTTCCAGGCTTAgg GAAAAAGATAAATGGGCTCCAGCAGAATTGACTAGATGGGAAATATTTAATCCAGATATTGCATCTGCTATGAAAAACAAAACTTCTGTACCAACTATGGTATCTCgcaatccattaaaaaatgttgcatatgttttaaatgaaaccccgtatttaaataatttgaaacttgCATTAGAACTATCACAAAATAGACCAAGCAGCTTTtacacaaaatgtttatatttgttacaaataatattcatgCAAAAGTTTGCTGCAGCCACCtttttg gGAAGTACCATTTTAACTGTTTGGTGGCGTTGGTCTTATGTTACACTTTGGTTGAAATCTGGTACTTGGGTATCAATGTTTGTTGTAATTCCAATCTCTATACTTATTCCACTTCTACCATTGATGTTGCCAATTGCATGGACACTCATGACATGTTATGGAAATGCAGTACTACAATCATCTTCCATAGTTCAG aaaaataaagacCTTTTTGAAGAAACTGAAACTGAAGCAAAAAACAACTCTTTAGAATTttcatttag gctTTATGTTGTGTGGATAAAAAAGGTATACTATCATGGCCTAATCCAACTGctgaaaaagtttttttttttacaaaatccttCCAAATCATCATCAATCTCAAATTATGTAGATACTCCTAACTGTAATAGAGAAACACAAAGAAAAAGTTACGATAGTACTATTCAGAATCAAG aaaattatACAGTAGAGGTACTTGATCTAACTCATGACCGAGGTTCAGCATGGAGATTACAATTTGATGATGCAACTTGGTCAAATCATATTACTTCTCTGAAGCCTCTAGGTCTAGCAGTACTATTAAATACTTGCAACCCATCAACTCATGCTCATTATGCCCAATTTTGCGCGCATGTATCTTGCCAAGCTTTGTATAGTGAAGTGCTTGTTCCTGTTACCAACCGAAG ATGTCTTTGTGAATTAGCTCGACAAATAGGATTTTCAGAATCTGCTGatgatatttttgaacttcAATTACAGTTATCCACTTATAGACATGTT CAAGCTGATGCTGTTCGAAGAGATATTAAATTTGCCAGATCATTACCAAATACtaccaaattaaaatttccaTTTCCTCACATGGTGTGTGTAGGATTAAGAGAGAGGAGTATTGGTAAAGCTGCAACAAGTTTACAATTATTCAGCCAAGGTACAGCTGACATAATATTGGATGCTTGCATAGATTTTTGGGATGGTCACGATCTCAGTCCTATATCTCCTTCTGTTag GAAGAAAGTACTAGATTTTTATCAAAGAACTAGTTTAACAGCTTACTGTACAGCATTTTCATACCGCCCACTACCATTACCACCTGACAAAAGTTTCTCAGAAATGTATTTGGAGTTACCAGCTGATTGTCGccaattatattcaaaattatgtcGTAGTCCAACACCACATCCGTGGACATCAACAACTCCTAAAATAAGGCAACCACAATTTCATTCTTCTg aTTCATTACTATTTGGTGATTGCAGTGAATATAACTCAAAAGATGTAAATTGTTGTTTTGAAACACAAtgcaatcaaatatttttaggaaTGGTTACCATGCAGTATCAACCTCAATATGATATG GTTCAACTGATTGAGCTATTGGAAACAGCTTGTATACGATTTGTTCACTTTAGTAAAGAAAATGAACTTCGATCTAGGGTTTTTTCCGAAAAAATGGGCCTGGAGAGTGGATGGAATTGTCATATTTCTTTACTAGGTGATGCTCAAACAAGAACTCGTCTTGACCCtag TGAGGGTGCAGCAACTTGTGATGACGAAACTAGCTTTTTGATACCGCTAACATCTACTAGTCAGTCGAAGAAAAAACTTGCTGATTATGAACATAATTTATCCGCTGATTGTTTTCCTCCCCTCAATAtaaattg tacGGCTCTCAATATGTCTCGTACAATTAGTATGTCAGCACCAACTGCTTTAAATATGGATTATGCCCAAGTAACAATAGAACATGAtggagaaaaaattataaagccaATGCTCATCCAAaa ggATACCCTTTTCAATGATAATAGCAATGTGgttgaaatagaaaaaaatggaGAAGAATGGCACTCACTTAGCTGCATGTCTGATAGTACTGACCAAAGTGCTCCTGTTAATTTTGATATGTATAATCGA gcTAAACTGCCTCGTGGCATTGAGAACATTCGACCTCATCTAGAATGCATAGACAATGTTCCACTTTTAGTTTCATTATTCACTGATTGTACTCCAGAAGCCACTAAAGAAATGATATCCATAATGCAGCAGTATGGAGAAGTTGTTTGTGTACTGGGATCATCTCCAAATGCTgaaaatattggtatatttatgCAGGCTGATGCAag TCTTGCTATTGAACCGATCTATCCACAAGTATGTCAGCGAATTAGCATCATGCAACAACCAAGTCCAATAGATGCTCCAATATCTCCAGTGGGTCTTTCTGAGTTATTGAATTCTCTTCCTTGTTGCCTTTCACTTAATCGTCAAGATCCATTACCAGTGTACCATCTTATTATGGAA gGAAGATATTTAATGCAAGGGATATGGAACTGTATTCAATTTTGGACTAGTTGCATGGTTTCGCTTAGTTTTCTTCAACTACTTGCAATTGTTCTTGTATTACCTCCTATTTTATCAGTCG GTCAAATATTATGGCTTACATGTATTGTTGTGCCTCTACTGTCAGTATCGTTGGTAGGAGGTCCAACAGATCCTGAAGTTATGCAAAAACCAACTGGAAAAAATCAATGTTCTATTACATCTGAA ttgTCTTATTACGTAATATGGTTTTATGGCCTGAAATTTTTACCGGTTGTAATTAATATGGTGTTGCTGTTTATATGGTCACTGAGTCAAGCTTGTGATTTGATTTTatctactactaataataattcaactattGAAATTCAACGATGTTGGTATGTATATCCAGATCCTAAAGAAACTGAATGGGGAGGTTGGTCAAAATTTGAGCCCACTATTATCAGTGTACAAAGATTAATGTTGCTTTTCCTTGTGATGCATTacg ttACCATATCTCTAAGTTTTGTTCATCGAGATTATTTACTTTGGAAACgaactatacatttaaataaaccttATTTATTCACTTCATTGTTCAt TATTCTAGTTCAATGGGCATACACAATTCATTATGAATACTTTGatagtattgaaaataatattagtatttccaAACTATCTGTATTGACTTTTATTATTGGGTTTGTATCTTTGTTCCTGGTTTTCATTGTTAACGAAATTGTTCATTGGCAAGAGATAAG gtCAAATGTGCGTTACCAAAAAAGAGCAAGATTAGATTTTGGAACTAAACTTGGTATGAACTCTCCAttctaa
- the LOC100163855 gene encoding transmembrane protein 94 isoform X2, with translation MTTEGLPGLSTTEALRTLYNEILSLRNHIKDQHIQQGKDRLWIQDALKHNSPFTSICWITALIIFACGFSLVIISLVYDEMWYLFDDGILILILLTTNLATVLWDNKLRHEEMFTKLDHVMKKLNCYKDKCHWKKENYPHLCMPFSPSVTLQWTQRDGVLVNLPWALLVKGDIVLLKPGQTSPCHVSRLREKDKWAPAELTRWEIFNPDIASAMKNKTSVPTMVSRNPLKNVAYVLNETPYLNNLKLALELSQNRPSSFYTKCLYLLQIIFMQKFAAATFLGSTILTVWWRWSYVTLWLKSGTWVSMFVVIPISILIPLLPLMLPIAWTLMTCYGNAVLQSSSIVQKNKDLFEETETEAKNNSLEFSFRLYVVWIKKVYYHGLIQLLKKFFFLQNPSKSSSISNYVDTPNCNRETQRKSYDSTIQNQENYTVEVLDLTHDRGSAWRLQFDDATWSNHITSLKPLGLAVLLNTCNPSTHAHYAQFCAHVSCQALYSEVLVPVTNRRCLCELARQIGFSESADDIFELQLQLSTYRHVQADAVRRDIKFARSLPNTTKLKFPFPHMVCVGLRERSIGKAATSLQLFSQGTADIILDACIDFWDGHDLSPISPSVRKKVLDFYQRTSLTAYCTAFSYRPLPLPPDKSFSEMYLELPADCRQLYSKLCRSPTPHPWTSTTPKIRQPQFHSSDSLLFGDCSEYNSKDVNCCFETQCNQIFLGMVTMQYQPQYDMVQLIELLETACIRFVHFSKENELRSRVFSEKMGLESGWNCHISLLGDAQTRTRLDPSTALNMSRTISMSAPTALNMDYAQVTIEHDGEKIIKPMLIQKDTLFNDNSNVVEIEKNGEEWHSLSCMSDSTDQSAPVNFDMYNRAKLPRGIENIRPHLECIDNVPLLVSLFTDCTPEATKEMISIMQQYGEVVCVLGSSPNAENIGIFMQADASLAIEPIYPQVCQRISIMQQPSPIDAPISPVGLSELLNSLPCCLSLNRQDPLPVYHLIMEGRYLMQGIWNCIQFWTSCMVSLSFLQLLAIVLVLPPILSVGQILWLTCIVVPLLSVSLVGGPTDPEVMQKPTGKNQCSITSELSYYVIWFYGLKFLPVVINMVLLFIWSLSQACDLILSTTNNNSTIEIQRCWYVYPDPKETEWGGWSKFEPTIISVQRLMLLFLVMHYVTISLSFVHRDYLLWKRTIHLNKPYLFTSLFIILVQWAYTIHYEYFDSIENNISISKLSVLTFIIGFVSLFLVFIVNEIVHWQEIRSNVRYQKRARLDFGTKLGMNSPF, from the exons ATGACTACCGAAGGGCTTCCGGGATTGTCAACTACTGAAGCTTTACGCacattatataatgaaatattgtcGCTCAGAAATCATATTAAAGATCAACACAtacaaca gggAAAAGACAGACTATGGATTCAAGATGCATTGAAACATAATAGTCCATTCACTAGTATCTGTTGGATTACTGCTTTGATCATTTTTGCTTGTGGTTTTTCATTGGTCATCATTAGTTTAGTGTATGATGAAATGTGGTATCTGTTTGATGACggaatattgatattgatattgttaACTACCAATCTTGCTACTGTGTTATGGGATAACAAATTAAGACATGAAGAAATGTTCACCAAGCTCGATCATGTGATGAAAAAACTGAATT GCTATAAAGACAAATGCCATTGGAAGAAAGAAAATTATCCACATTTATGTATGCCATTTTCTCCATCAGTTACTTTACAATGGACTCAACGTGATGGTGTGCTAGTAAATTTACCTTGGGCGTTATTGGTAAAAGGTGATATAGTACTTTTGAAACCAGGACAAACTTCTCCGTGCCATGTTTCCAGGCTTAgg GAAAAAGATAAATGGGCTCCAGCAGAATTGACTAGATGGGAAATATTTAATCCAGATATTGCATCTGCTATGAAAAACAAAACTTCTGTACCAACTATGGTATCTCgcaatccattaaaaaatgttgcatatgttttaaatgaaaccccgtatttaaataatttgaaacttgCATTAGAACTATCACAAAATAGACCAAGCAGCTTTtacacaaaatgtttatatttgttacaaataatattcatgCAAAAGTTTGCTGCAGCCACCtttttg gGAAGTACCATTTTAACTGTTTGGTGGCGTTGGTCTTATGTTACACTTTGGTTGAAATCTGGTACTTGGGTATCAATGTTTGTTGTAATTCCAATCTCTATACTTATTCCACTTCTACCATTGATGTTGCCAATTGCATGGACACTCATGACATGTTATGGAAATGCAGTACTACAATCATCTTCCATAGTTCAG aaaaataaagacCTTTTTGAAGAAACTGAAACTGAAGCAAAAAACAACTCTTTAGAATTttcatttag gctTTATGTTGTGTGGATAAAAAAGGTATACTATCATGGCCTAATCCAACTGctgaaaaagtttttttttttacaaaatccttCCAAATCATCATCAATCTCAAATTATGTAGATACTCCTAACTGTAATAGAGAAACACAAAGAAAAAGTTACGATAGTACTATTCAGAATCAAG aaaattatACAGTAGAGGTACTTGATCTAACTCATGACCGAGGTTCAGCATGGAGATTACAATTTGATGATGCAACTTGGTCAAATCATATTACTTCTCTGAAGCCTCTAGGTCTAGCAGTACTATTAAATACTTGCAACCCATCAACTCATGCTCATTATGCCCAATTTTGCGCGCATGTATCTTGCCAAGCTTTGTATAGTGAAGTGCTTGTTCCTGTTACCAACCGAAG ATGTCTTTGTGAATTAGCTCGACAAATAGGATTTTCAGAATCTGCTGatgatatttttgaacttcAATTACAGTTATCCACTTATAGACATGTT CAAGCTGATGCTGTTCGAAGAGATATTAAATTTGCCAGATCATTACCAAATACtaccaaattaaaatttccaTTTCCTCACATGGTGTGTGTAGGATTAAGAGAGAGGAGTATTGGTAAAGCTGCAACAAGTTTACAATTATTCAGCCAAGGTACAGCTGACATAATATTGGATGCTTGCATAGATTTTTGGGATGGTCACGATCTCAGTCCTATATCTCCTTCTGTTag GAAGAAAGTACTAGATTTTTATCAAAGAACTAGTTTAACAGCTTACTGTACAGCATTTTCATACCGCCCACTACCATTACCACCTGACAAAAGTTTCTCAGAAATGTATTTGGAGTTACCAGCTGATTGTCGccaattatattcaaaattatgtcGTAGTCCAACACCACATCCGTGGACATCAACAACTCCTAAAATAAGGCAACCACAATTTCATTCTTCTg aTTCATTACTATTTGGTGATTGCAGTGAATATAACTCAAAAGATGTAAATTGTTGTTTTGAAACACAAtgcaatcaaatatttttaggaaTGGTTACCATGCAGTATCAACCTCAATATGATATG GTTCAACTGATTGAGCTATTGGAAACAGCTTGTATACGATTTGTTCACTTTAGTAAAGAAAATGAACTTCGATCTAGGGTTTTTTCCGAAAAAATGGGCCTGGAGAGTGGATGGAATTGTCATATTTCTTTACTAGGTGATGCTCAAACAAGAACTCGTCTTGACCCtag tacGGCTCTCAATATGTCTCGTACAATTAGTATGTCAGCACCAACTGCTTTAAATATGGATTATGCCCAAGTAACAATAGAACATGAtggagaaaaaattataaagccaATGCTCATCCAAaa ggATACCCTTTTCAATGATAATAGCAATGTGgttgaaatagaaaaaaatggaGAAGAATGGCACTCACTTAGCTGCATGTCTGATAGTACTGACCAAAGTGCTCCTGTTAATTTTGATATGTATAATCGA gcTAAACTGCCTCGTGGCATTGAGAACATTCGACCTCATCTAGAATGCATAGACAATGTTCCACTTTTAGTTTCATTATTCACTGATTGTACTCCAGAAGCCACTAAAGAAATGATATCCATAATGCAGCAGTATGGAGAAGTTGTTTGTGTACTGGGATCATCTCCAAATGCTgaaaatattggtatatttatgCAGGCTGATGCAag TCTTGCTATTGAACCGATCTATCCACAAGTATGTCAGCGAATTAGCATCATGCAACAACCAAGTCCAATAGATGCTCCAATATCTCCAGTGGGTCTTTCTGAGTTATTGAATTCTCTTCCTTGTTGCCTTTCACTTAATCGTCAAGATCCATTACCAGTGTACCATCTTATTATGGAA gGAAGATATTTAATGCAAGGGATATGGAACTGTATTCAATTTTGGACTAGTTGCATGGTTTCGCTTAGTTTTCTTCAACTACTTGCAATTGTTCTTGTATTACCTCCTATTTTATCAGTCG GTCAAATATTATGGCTTACATGTATTGTTGTGCCTCTACTGTCAGTATCGTTGGTAGGAGGTCCAACAGATCCTGAAGTTATGCAAAAACCAACTGGAAAAAATCAATGTTCTATTACATCTGAA ttgTCTTATTACGTAATATGGTTTTATGGCCTGAAATTTTTACCGGTTGTAATTAATATGGTGTTGCTGTTTATATGGTCACTGAGTCAAGCTTGTGATTTGATTTTatctactactaataataattcaactattGAAATTCAACGATGTTGGTATGTATATCCAGATCCTAAAGAAACTGAATGGGGAGGTTGGTCAAAATTTGAGCCCACTATTATCAGTGTACAAAGATTAATGTTGCTTTTCCTTGTGATGCATTacg ttACCATATCTCTAAGTTTTGTTCATCGAGATTATTTACTTTGGAAACgaactatacatttaaataaaccttATTTATTCACTTCATTGTTCAt TATTCTAGTTCAATGGGCATACACAATTCATTATGAATACTTTGatagtattgaaaataatattagtatttccaAACTATCTGTATTGACTTTTATTATTGGGTTTGTATCTTTGTTCCTGGTTTTCATTGTTAACGAAATTGTTCATTGGCAAGAGATAAG gtCAAATGTGCGTTACCAAAAAAGAGCAAGATTAGATTTTGGAACTAAACTTGGTATGAACTCTCCAttctaa